In Labilibaculum sp. DW002, one DNA window encodes the following:
- a CDS encoding ASCH domain-containing protein codes for MSQIHFHEDFYIAILKGSKIQTARIDEPVPNLGKGEAIFSDGRAIPIEIKAISYKTFDDMDAEDVQKDGFHSKGELWYALRTFYPNLHESDELMLIEFTCIHQ; via the coding sequence TACATTGCAATTTTAAAGGGAAGTAAAATACAAACAGCCAGAATAGATGAGCCTGTTCCAAATTTAGGAAAAGGCGAAGCTATCTTTTCTGATGGAAGAGCCATCCCAATTGAAATTAAGGCTATTTCTTACAAGACATTTGATGATATGGATGCTGAAGATGTTCAAAAAGATGGATTTCATTCTAAAGGTGAATTGTGGTATGCACTTCGCACATTTTACCCAAATCTTCACGAATCGGATGAATTAATGCTAATCGAATTTACATGTATTCACCAATAA
- a CDS encoding lactonase family protein, with the protein MGNSYLYALPNFIFMYQNIILLFASVLLISACKNTKNEIPVNQNNYSFFLGTYTDGESKGIYKVEMDSIGKMKMIGLAAETKNPSFLAFANNQQTLLAVNEISLDNKMGTVETYQVQDSLKLISRKASGGAHPCFVAANCEGVVLTANYTGGNIGYLKVDDEGQLSDLLDVQQHDGKGTHPKRQNEPHAHSVWFQPNSNQIVAADLGTNELWVSSINVETDKFVPANKNKLSLPANSGPRHLAFHPNGKFFFVINELNNTISTFEVMEGKELLLKSSVSTLPADFSEASFTADIHISADGKFLYGSNRGHNSIAIFEVQKDGVLNLLGHESTRGDHPRNFSLSPDDKFLLVANKNANNIVCFKRDQKTGLLSFVDEIKAPSPVCILFKK; encoded by the coding sequence ATGGGAAATTCTTATCTTTATGCTTTACCAAATTTCATCTTCATGTATCAAAACATTATCCTTCTTTTTGCTTCAGTTCTGTTAATCTCAGCATGCAAAAACACTAAAAACGAAATACCTGTGAACCAAAATAACTATTCCTTCTTTTTAGGAACCTATACTGATGGAGAATCCAAAGGGATTTATAAAGTCGAAATGGATAGCATAGGTAAAATGAAAATGATTGGTTTAGCAGCAGAAACAAAAAATCCATCATTTTTAGCCTTTGCCAACAATCAACAAACGCTATTAGCGGTTAATGAGATCAGTTTAGACAATAAAATGGGTACAGTGGAGACCTACCAAGTTCAAGATTCACTAAAATTGATTAGTCGCAAAGCTAGTGGGGGAGCACATCCTTGCTTTGTTGCAGCAAATTGCGAAGGAGTCGTTCTAACAGCAAATTACACTGGAGGTAATATAGGTTACCTAAAAGTTGATGATGAGGGGCAATTGTCGGATCTTTTAGATGTACAACAGCATGATGGGAAAGGAACTCATCCCAAGCGTCAAAATGAGCCACATGCGCATTCTGTTTGGTTTCAACCAAATTCGAATCAAATAGTAGCTGCCGATTTGGGGACTAACGAATTATGGGTTTCGAGTATCAATGTGGAAACCGATAAATTTGTACCGGCCAATAAAAATAAACTTTCCTTACCAGCTAATTCTGGGCCACGACATTTGGCTTTTCATCCAAACGGGAAATTCTTTTTTGTGATTAATGAGCTAAACAATACGATAAGTACCTTTGAAGTAATGGAAGGAAAGGAATTGCTATTGAAGTCGAGTGTAAGTACGCTACCTGCCGATTTTAGTGAGGCTAGTTTTACTGCCGACATTCACATCTCTGCAGATGGTAAATTCCTTTACGGATCTAATCGTGGACACAACAGCATCGCAATTTTCGAAGTGCAAAAGGATGGAGTTTTAAACTTGCTTGGACACGAATCAACCAGAGGTGATCATCCTCGAAATTTTAGTTTATCTCCCGACGATAAATTCCTTTTGGTTGCCAACAAAAATGCAAATAACATTGTTTGCTTTAAAAGAGATCAGAAAACAGGTTTGTTAAGCTTCGTTGATGAAATAAAAGCTCCAAGTCCAGTATGTATTCTCTTTAAAAAGTAA
- a CDS encoding T9SS type A sorting domain-containing protein gives MKYLSTFILIGFFSISSFQVYAQVNANRPRIELGKERFDWLKSNISSGDSGDTYGSFKNSYDNSWITDSDHYLAGSDANQWSYSWNSTDAFVLSKMTAFLLQLGSDNLAKDRCEFIVGEYITYLDGINFNNYSGDTQENLLRNNCDYGGILLDWTYDHINSTLRQDLAVSFYRMLEFFMENYILTSSGNSYVSSHNIRNCVMTMRAAIALHGADGLSSSQKTQVNSWFTTLLDKWESGILPAFAHFRDDDGAWNWGAAYGMFGFPPQYQLFDDMKYGTDRDYYQSQAWIKESINQYWYFYRPDNYCIHLGDAIVKLDQANRVMYRHAAEYDDARSKYLVQVYNQSQYLRNSNLVFAKLLYKDFTRSTVPHPQPPLNYWADKTGLSVSRTSWNEDATMLWFYNAPAKRTDHEHRDNNTFTIIKDKPLIVDAGFYDSYATSHYNNYYTRTIAHNSICVYDGTESYRNLGRSVSNDGGQIESDRLENLNDVFSAEHRRGKWIRYASADHYSYQLADAADSYQTNKLDRFERRLLYHKPDRVIVLDHLHLLNTSSRVRKAKYINHFVNRPTINGSVTNTQVANRIVTYNGKDYKTTNGKGSVAIRTLLPELTSTTLIGGSGYEYWVDGTNYPPNQNIDLENEHPGYWRIEVEPTAVKENQVFLHTIKIADNTNPANAGGKLHSNETTIGVDWENHLYLFHAKGDTASVFYSVSELQGSRTIKVFALDLKSNTTFGVFEDEVLKRTGDSNSDGILELSVDLSEGNHTLVVKDTIAGDPDPDPDDPDPDDPDPDNPDPEEPGEESLGLVKVYPNPNNGEFSIEIDDDEVNEFEINIYDSNGRMMSQHQESGNRTDMDLSALTAGLYFLVIKYMGKTVKKKIVII, from the coding sequence ATGAAATATTTATCAACTTTCATATTAATCGGCTTCTTTTCCATTTCTTCTTTTCAGGTTTATGCTCAGGTGAATGCCAATAGACCAAGAATTGAGTTGGGTAAGGAGAGGTTTGATTGGTTGAAATCAAATATTTCGAGTGGCGATAGCGGAGATACTTACGGTTCTTTCAAGAATAGTTACGATAACAGTTGGATTACCGATTCAGACCATTACTTGGCTGGATCAGATGCTAATCAATGGTCTTACTCTTGGAACAGTACCGATGCCTTTGTTTTGTCAAAAATGACTGCTTTTTTGCTTCAATTGGGAAGCGATAATCTGGCAAAAGATCGTTGTGAGTTTATCGTTGGAGAATACATTACCTACCTAGATGGAATAAACTTTAACAATTATTCTGGCGATACTCAAGAAAACCTGTTGAGAAATAATTGCGATTATGGAGGAATTCTTCTTGATTGGACTTACGATCACATCAATTCAACTCTTCGTCAGGACTTAGCAGTGTCGTTTTATAGGATGTTGGAATTCTTCATGGAAAATTACATTTTAACTTCATCGGGGAACAGTTATGTGTCTAGCCATAATATTCGCAATTGTGTAATGACTATGCGTGCAGCCATTGCCCTGCATGGAGCCGATGGTCTATCATCATCTCAAAAAACACAGGTAAATTCGTGGTTTACAACTTTACTAGATAAATGGGAAAGTGGCATTCTTCCTGCATTTGCGCACTTTCGTGATGATGATGGTGCATGGAATTGGGGAGCTGCCTATGGAATGTTTGGTTTTCCTCCTCAATACCAGCTTTTTGATGATATGAAATATGGAACCGATCGTGATTATTATCAAAGTCAAGCTTGGATAAAGGAATCCATCAATCAGTATTGGTATTTTTATCGCCCTGATAATTATTGCATTCATTTAGGAGATGCGATTGTAAAACTAGATCAGGCAAATCGAGTAATGTATCGACATGCGGCAGAATACGACGATGCCAGAAGTAAATACCTTGTGCAGGTGTACAATCAATCACAATATCTGCGAAATAGCAATTTGGTTTTTGCTAAGCTGTTGTATAAGGATTTTACTCGGTCTACTGTACCACATCCTCAACCTCCACTAAATTATTGGGCCGATAAAACAGGCTTATCGGTTAGTCGAACATCTTGGAATGAGGATGCGACCATGCTTTGGTTTTATAATGCGCCAGCAAAGCGTACGGATCATGAGCATCGTGATAACAATACTTTTACCATTATTAAGGATAAGCCTTTGATCGTAGATGCAGGATTTTACGATTCCTATGCAACATCCCATTATAACAATTACTACACGAGAACCATAGCACATAATTCAATTTGTGTTTACGATGGAACCGAAAGTTATCGAAATTTGGGTAGAAGTGTTTCTAATGATGGGGGTCAAATAGAATCGGATCGATTGGAAAATTTGAATGATGTTTTTTCTGCAGAACACAGAAGAGGAAAATGGATTCGTTACGCTTCCGCTGATCATTATTCTTACCAATTGGCAGATGCGGCTGATTCTTATCAAACTAATAAACTGGATCGTTTTGAGCGTCGTTTGTTGTATCACAAACCCGATCGGGTTATTGTTTTGGATCATCTGCATTTACTAAATACAAGTTCGAGAGTGCGTAAAGCAAAATACATTAATCATTTTGTAAATAGACCAACAATTAATGGTAGTGTTACCAATACACAAGTTGCCAATCGAATTGTTACCTACAATGGTAAAGATTACAAAACCACCAATGGAAAAGGTAGTGTTGCAATTCGAACTTTATTACCGGAGTTAACGTCTACCACATTAATTGGCGGAAGTGGCTATGAATATTGGGTTGATGGAACAAACTACCCTCCAAATCAGAATATAGATTTAGAAAATGAACATCCTGGATATTGGCGAATCGAAGTTGAGCCAACCGCTGTAAAAGAAAATCAGGTATTTTTACACACCATTAAAATTGCAGACAATACGAATCCAGCCAATGCTGGTGGAAAATTGCATTCTAATGAAACAACCATTGGTGTAGATTGGGAAAATCATTTGTATTTGTTTCATGCAAAAGGCGATACAGCTTCGGTGTTTTATTCGGTAAGCGAGCTTCAAGGTAGTCGGACGATAAAAGTTTTTGCGCTCGATTTAAAGAGCAATACTACTTTTGGAGTATTCGAAGATGAGGTTTTAAAGCGAACAGGAGATTCCAATTCAGATGGGATTTTGGAATTAAGCGTCGACCTTTCTGAGGGAAATCATACGCTTGTGGTTAAAGATACAATCGCGGGTGATCCTGACCCAGATCCAGACGATCCAGACCCAGACGATCCTGATCCAGATAATCCCGATCCGGAAGAGCCAGGCGAGGAGAGTTTAGGGCTTGTAAAAGTATATCCCAATCCTAATAATGGGGAATTTTCTATAGAAATAGATGACGATGAGGTCAATGAATTTGAGATAAATATTTATGACTCCAATGGACGCATGATGTCTCAGCATCAAGAATCGGGCAATAGAACTGATATGGATTTAAGTGCTTTAACTGCAGGTCTTTATTTTTTAGTGATAAAATATATGGGGAAAACGGTAAAGAAAAAGATTGTAATAATCTAA